A single region of the Gossypium arboreum isolate Shixiya-1 chromosome 12, ASM2569848v2, whole genome shotgun sequence genome encodes:
- the LOC108476633 gene encoding protein NUCLEAR FUSION DEFECTIVE 4-like gives MERLNLKHELGDKWISTLASIWIQCTSGSLYTFSIYSPILKSTQRYDQSILDTVSVFKDIGANCGVLSGLLYTFATPSNRRNAYFGGPCLVLAAGAIQCFMGYFLIWASVVGLIPRPPIVGMCFFVLLAAHAQTFFNTANVVTAVRNFPDYSGTAVGIMKGFVGLSGAILIQFYETIFHNKPTSYLLVLALLPTINPLLLMWFVRIYDTKEQEEKKLLNAISCVALLLAAYLMVVIIVDHLFTFQLLVRIATFVVLLLLLSSPLCIVPSLRAREKDSSVIHQSLISEGQRFDQEMEVHDTRDSLEEDNLNLLQAMGSVNFWILFFAMACGMGSGLATVNNLGQIGESLGYSNFETNTLVSLWSIWNFLGRFGVGYVSDHFLYVKGWARPLFMVLTLSSMSVGHAVIASGMPGALYAGSILVGVCYGSQWSLMPTIASEIFGVKHMGTIFNAITIASPVGSYLFSVRVVGFIYDKEAWGSGCSGTHCFMLSFLIMASATLLGSLAALALFFHTKNFYNQVILRRLLHSLRE, from the exons ATGGAGAGGCTGAATCTGAAACACGAGCTCGGCGATAAATGGATTTCAACCCTAGCCAGCATATGGATCCAGTGCACCAGCGGTTCACTCTACACCTTCTCCATATATTCCCCAATTCTCAAATCCACCCAACGATATGATCAGTCAATCCTCGACACCGTTTCCGTTTTCAAAGACATCGGTGCCAACTGCGGCGTCCTTTCCGGTCTCCTCTACACTTTCGCCACTCCATCTAACCGCCGCAACGCTTATTTTGGTGGACCCTGCTTGGTCCTCGCGGCGGGTGCTATCCAATGCTTTATGGGCTACTTCCTCATCTGGGCTTCCGTGGTTGGATTGATCCCTCGCCCTCCGATTGTAGGGATGTGCTTCTTCGTGCTTTTGGCAGCGCATGCTCAGACTTTCTTTAATACTGCTAACGTGGTCACTGCTGTGCGGAACTTCCCTGATTATAGTGGCACTGCTGTTGGTATTATGAAG GGGTTTGTGGGTCTGAGTGGAGCAATATTGATTCAATTTTATGAGACTATATTCCACAACAAACCCACTTCGTATTTGCTGGTCCTGGCACTGTTGCCTACCATCAATCCTTTGCTGCTTATGTGGTTTGTGAGAATTTATGACACAAAAGAGCAAGAGGAGAAGAAGCTTCTCAATGCCATTTCATGTGTTGCTCTGCTACTTGCAGCTTATCTTATGGTTGTAATAATAGTGGACCACCTCTTTACTTTCCAATTGCTTGTACGGATCGCTACTTTTGTGGTGCTTCTACTGTTACTTTCATCGCCACTGTGCATTGTGCCGAGCCTGAGAGCAAGGGAAAAAGATTCTTCCGTGATTCATCAGAGTTTGATTTCTGAGGGGCAAAGGTTTGATCAAGAAATGGAGGTTCATGATACGAGGGACTCATTGGAAGAAGACAACCTTAATCTTTTACAAGCCATGGGCAGCGTAAACTTCTGGATTTTGTTCTTTGCCATGGCATGTGGCATGGGGTCGGGGCTTGCCACGGTgaataaccttggccaaataggAGAATCTCTTGGTTACTCCAACTTTGAGACCAACACTTTGGTTTCCTTGTGGAGCATCTGGAATTTTCTGGGCCGGTTCGGGGTTGGATATGTATCGGATCATTTCCTGTATGTTAAAGGATGGGCAAGGCCATTGTTCATGGTGCTAACTCTGTCAAGCATGAGTGTTGGTCATGCTGTGATCGCATCTGGTATGCCTGGTGCCCTATATGCTGGTTCGATACTGGTGGGTGTTTGTTATGGGTCGCAGTGGTCTCTGATGCCCACGATTGCTTCAGAAATATTCGGGGTGAAACATATGGGAACCATATTCAATGCCATCACGATAGCTAGTCCAGTGGGATCGTATCTTTTCTCGGTGAGAGTGGTTGGGTTTATTTATGATAAGGAGGCGTGGGGATCAGGTTGCAGTGGAACTCATTGCTTTATGTTATCGTTCCTTATTATGGCATCTGCCACCTTATTGGGTTCTCTTGCCGCTTTAGCCTTGTTTTTCCATACCAAAAACTTTTATAATCAGGTTATACTCAGAAGGCTGCTACATTCCTTGAGGGAGTAA
- the LOC108476858 gene encoding zinc finger protein BRUTUS-like At1g18910, whose translation MGGGQAHSDPPDKEEDRKSPLAAVAGLRLQDAPILFLLYFHTAIRAELTELRRLAVAAAADGKSDSYSREFVVELFRRFEFLKLVCKYHCAAEDEVVFLALDAHVKNVACTYSLEHESIDHNFDSVFYCLNALEGSENSSKALQELVFCIGAIQASICKHMLKEEKQVFPLLVKQFSFQEQASLVWRFIGSIPVILLQDFLPWVISFSHPDEQEEIKNFVREVVPKEKSLQEVVVSWLDKKHRTGFEFHIELAKGVQPLDGTISIKSKFKFHLIKNPLGWMKAPCFQTNPGKNPIDGLLFWQGAIQKDLKEILAELHQVKTSSCFQNLDFIVLRLKFLADVLIFYSNALEKLFYPVLVDVSNIQLSLPAQDLYIASDIKHLLYLVNYNSQKGITANEFVKELCQKLESFVMNIDIKFSLQENEVFPIISKNCSKEMQQQLLCISLQVVPLGLLKCVVTWFAAHLSEDESRSILHIIKEGYSLTHASFASLLLEWFLLGYSGKTSVESFRRDLEKLFSSRCSFLPVSIEEDAGSSSFLSDMSLGKGSKSKIIKPVFVYKGKKDFPYSSASSHGIKHDGTSNCGGINLHIFFPKMTRDLCFFPDFSVEKNCVDYAIDEPIPMDMIFFFHKALKKDLDYLVLGSALLTENAGFLPEFRQRFHLIHFLYQIHSDAEDEVAFPALEAKGNHRNISHSYSLDHEIEAENFSKISLILDEIYELQLEYSSGEPVTLDWVAKHQKLCIDLQDTCKSMHKLLSDHVHREEVELWPLFRECFTLKEQERIIGNMLGRTGAEILQDMIPWLMSSLTPDEQQTVMSLWHSATRNTMFDEWLGEWWEGHKIAKETEESTIPSWTPDPLEIILTYYPEVLNKREAICDNFSRTSSNGADIELLRLSNIDDKVKAFKGDENCSECSKLFSMSSDKRCNEAADLMGRTNEPDQKFQVTHNTGQCKQLKTMSQEDLEAAIRRVSSDTSLDPERKSHVMQNLLMSRWILKQQISNLEVNNSNNGEGIPGQHPSYRDPLELALGCKHYKRNCKLFAPCCNQLYTCIHCHNEVADHKLDRKSVTKMMCMKCLVIQPIGFTCSMVSCHNLSMGKYYCRICKLFDDERQIYHCPYCNLCRVGKGLGVDYFHCMNCNACMSRSLSLHVCREKSFEDNCPICHEDFFSSTAPVKALPCGHMMHSACFQDYTCTHYTCPICSKSLGDMQVYFKMLDAFLAEEKIPEEHHDRNQAILCNDCETKGTAPYHWKYHKCSNCGSYNTRVL comes from the exons ATGGGCGGTGGCCAGGCTCACTCAGACCCGCCCGACAAGGAGGAGGACCGAAAGTCGCCGCTTGCTGCGGTGGCTGGTCTGCGGCTCCAAGATGCTCCTATTCTTTTCCTGCTTTACTTCCATACGGCTATACGGGCGGAGCTTACTGAGCTCCGGCGTCTGGCAGTTGCGGCCGCTGCGGATGGGAAGAGTGATTCATACTCGCGTGAATTCGTGGTTGAGCTGTTTAGAAGGTTCGAGTTTCTTAAGCTTGTTTGTAAGTATCACTGCGCTGCTGAAGATGAG GTTGTCTTTCTAGCTCTGGATGCACATGTTAAAAATGTGGCTTGTACATATTCACTGGAGCATGAAAGTATAGATCACAACTTCGATTCCGTTTTCTATTGCTTAAATGCATTGGAGGGAAGTGAAAATTCCTCTAAAGCATTGCAAGAACTTGTATTTTGCATTGGCGCCATCCAAGCTTCTATTTGCAAGCATATGTTGAAAGAAGAAAAGCAG GTTTTCCCTCTGCTGGTTAAACAATTTTCTTTCCAAGAACAAGCTTCTCTGGTGTGGCGGTTCATTGGTAGCATCCCTGTAATTCTGTTGCAGGATTTTCTACCATGGGTGATCTCTTTTTCTCATCCAGATGAGcaagaagaaataaaaaattttgtaAGAGAAGTTGTACCGAAGGAAAAATCATTGCAAGAG GTTGTAGTATCCTGGCTAGATAAGAAACACCGGACTGGTTTTGAGTTTCACATTGAGCTTGCGAAAGGAGTTCAGCCTCTTGATGGAACTATCTCTATCAAAAGCAAATTCAAATTCCATTTGATTAAGAATCCTCTTGGATGGATGAAAGCGCCTTGTTTTCAAACAAATCCCGGGAAAAATCCAATTGATGGCCTTCTTTTCTGGCAAGGAGCCATTCAAAAAGATTTGAAAGAAATTCTGGCAGAGCTGCATCAAGTAAAAACATCAAGCTGCTTTCAAAATCTTGATTTTATTGTACTCAGACTGAAATTCCTTGCTGATGTCCTAATCTTCTACAG CAATGCACTGGAGAAGCTTTTTTACCCTGTCTTGGTTGATGTTTCCAACATTCAGCTGTCTCTGCCCGCTCAAGATCTCTACATTGCAAGTGATATTAAACATTTACTGTACTTGGTAAATTATAATAGTCAAAAGGGGATAACAGCAAATGAGTTTGTGAAGGAGCTGTGCCAGAAACTGGAGTCCTTTGTGATGAACATTGACATAAAATTTAGTTTACAAGAAAATGAG GTATTCCCCATCATTAGCAAGAACTGCAGTAAAGAAATGCAGCAGCAGCTTCTGTGCATAAGCCTCCAGGTGGTGCCACTAGGTTTGCTGAAATGCGTGGTCACCTGGTTTGCTGCTCATTTATCTGAGGATGAATCTAGGTCCATTCTGCATATTATAAAGGAAGGATATTCTTTGACCCATGCATCTTTTGCATCCCTTTTATTGGAGTGGTTCCTTTTAGGTTATTCAGGAAAAACCTCAGTTGAAAGCTTTAGAAGGGACTTGGAGAAATTGTTCAGCAGCAGATGCTCTTTTCTTCCTGTGTCAATTGAGGAGGATGCTGGATCTTCTTCCTTTCTTTCCGATATGTCCCTTGGTAAAGGATCTAAATCTAAGATAATTAAGCCAGTTTTTGTTTACAAAGGAAAGAAGGACTTCCCTTATTCTTCAGCTAGCTCCCATGGCATTAAGCACGATGGGACATCAAACTGCGGTGGAATCAATTTGCATATATTTTTTCCCAAAATGACAAGGGATTTATGCTTTTTTCCAGATTTTTCTGTTGAGAAGAACTGTGTTGATTATGCTATTGATGAACCAATACCAATGGATATGATTTTCTTCTTTCATAAGGCTTTAAAGAAAGATTTGGATTATCTTGTCCTTGGTTCAGCTCTGCTGACAGAAAATGCCGGGTTTCTCCCTGAGTTCCGCCAACGCTTCCATTTGATACACTTCTTATATCAGATCCACAGTGATGCAGAGGATGAGGTAGCTTTTCCAGCTTTGGAAGCAAAGGGAAATCACAGAAATATCAGCCACTCTTATTCTCTGGACCATGAAATAGAAGCTGAAAACTTCAGCAAAATATCCCTCATTTTGGATGAGATATATGAATTGCAACTTGAATATTCTAGTGGTGAACCAGTTACACTGGACTGGGTGGCGAAGCACCAAAAGCTGTGTATTGATCTTCAGGATACATGTAAATCGATGCATAAGTTACTCTCTGATCATGTGCATCGTGAAGAAGTTGAACTTTGGCCCTTATTTAGAGAATGTTTCACACTAAAGGAGCAAGAAAGGATCATAGGAAACATGCTGGGAAGAACAGGAGCAGAAATATTACAAGATATGATACCCTGGCTTATGTCATCTTTGACTCCGGATGAGCAGCAAACTGTTATGTCCTTATGGCACAGTGCCACAAGAAATACAATGTTTGATGAATGGTTAGGAGAATGGTGGGAAGGACATAAAATAGCTaaggaaacagaggagtcaactATTCCTTCATGGACCCCAGATCCATTGGAGATTATCTTAACATATTATCCTGAAGTCCTTAACAAACGAGAAGCCATTTGCGATAATTTCTCAAGAACTAGCTCGAATGGTGCTGATATTGAGCTGTTAAGATTGTCCAACATAGATGATAAAGTAAAGGCTTTTAAAGGTGATGAAAACTGTTCTGAATGTTCCAAACTGTTTAGCATGAGCAGTGACAAGCGATGCAATGAAGCAGCTGATCTGATGGGCAGGACTAATGAGCCAGATCAAAAGTTTCAAGTAACTCATAACACTGGGCAATGCAAACAACTAAAGACAATGAGTCAAGAAGATCTAGAGGCTGCCATAAGAAGGGTGTCATCTGACACATCCTTAGATCCTGAAAGGAAATCACACGTGATGCAGAACTTACTAATGAG TCGTTGGATTCTTAAGCAACAGATATCTAATTTAGAAGTAAACAATTCAAATAATGGAGAAGGAATTCCAGGTCAGCATCCATCGTATCGTGACCCTCTGGAACTAGCATTGGGTTGTAAACACTACAAGAGGAACTGTAAACTTTTTGCCCCATGTTGTAACCAGCTTTATACATGCATTCATTGCCATAATGAGGTGGCTGATCATAAATTGGATAG AAAATCTGTGACAAAAATGATGTGCATGAAATGCTTGGTAATTCAGCCAATTGGATTTACATGCTCAATGGTTTCCTGCCATAATCTATCAATGGGAAAATATTATTGCAGGATCTGCAAGTTATTCGATGACGAAAG GCAAATTTATCACTGCCCTTACTGTAACCTCTGCCGAGTAGGGAAGGGATTGGGTGTTGACTACTTTCACTGCATGAATTGCAATGCCTGCATGTCACGATCTCTGTCACTGCATGTATGCAGAGAAAAGTCCTTTGAGGACAATTGTCCTATTTGCCATGAAGATTTCTTCAGCTCCACAGCTCCAGTAAAAGCGCTTCCTTGTGGACATATGATGCACTCAGCTTGTTTTCAG GATTATACTTGTACACACTACACCTGCCCAATCTGTAGCAAGTCACTTGGGGACATGCAG GTCTATTTTAAGATGTTGGATGCTTTTTTGGCTGAAGAGAAAATTCCAGAGGAACATCATGACCGAAATCAG GCAATACTATGCAATGACTGTGAGACAAAAGGAACAGCTCCCTACCATTGGAAGTATCATAAGTGCTCCAACTGTGGCTCATATAACACGAGAGTACTATAG